In Candidatus Mycalebacterium zealandia, one DNA window encodes the following:
- the polA gene encoding DNA polymerase I gives MPPLYLIDGSSYVFRAYYAVDRSFSTSSGFPTNAVFGFSNILRKFIKDFEPQFMGVVFDSKGETFRKKIYSEYKANRDAPPEDLSPQIEKIMELTEAMGARMVQKEGFEADDLMATIAVAAEKRGEEVVLVTGDKDFCQLVSEKITIYDPMKESKTGVAGVEEKYGLPPGKFVDFLALVGDSSDNIPGVEGVGPKGAEKLLAEYGSLENLYENTSALKGKQKERIERDKEKAFLSQKLATLKIDVETEIKREKFAYNGANTERLNLLYKELEFGGNATEEKNANTAQYELLTESEKIDSLFAEIKKTGVVSIDLETTSKNPTEAEIVGIALSTTQGSHGYIPVAHSSGNADADTVFEKIKQIAENPEIKKIGQNLKYEHIVLAGRGIELKGIFFDTMTAAHFLDSSGLSYGLGELARKHLGRKMTTYAEVTTEEKKRIPFADVPLEKAKDYACGDSDAAMEIYKKLSAEISGAGVEENYREWVLEMTRVLSAMERKGICVDTKMLGEISVDFGEKINAISSQIYSAAGFELNINSTAQLKDLLFGKLGLEPVKRTAKGEPSTDSEVLKTLAPLHPIPKMILEYREISKLKSTYVDALPKLVNPATGKIHTSYGPTGTSTGRLSSSNPNLQNIPIKSEDGRKIRHAFVPADGFIFLSADYSQIELRLLAHFSGDEKLLAAFENGEDIHSSTASEILGVREAEVTSDMRRLAKNINFGIIYGISPFGLSKQLGSSMKQARDYMETYFSRYPKVRTYMHEYADKAKNAGFAETIIGRRRFIPELASKNKLKIKNGERAAINTPIQGSAADIINVAMIKIHGNLEEMKSSMILQVHDELIFETALDEREKVAEIARNEMENTSFDLKTRMKVEITEGKNWGELA, from the coding sequence ATGCCCCCTCTCTATCTTATAGACGGCAGTTCCTACGTTTTCAGAGCCTACTACGCAGTTGACCGTAGTTTCTCAACCTCTTCGGGTTTTCCTACAAACGCAGTTTTCGGTTTTTCCAACATTCTGCGCAAGTTTATTAAAGACTTTGAGCCGCAGTTTATGGGGGTGGTTTTTGACTCAAAGGGAGAAACTTTCAGAAAGAAAATCTATTCCGAATACAAAGCCAACAGGGACGCGCCGCCGGAGGATTTGAGCCCGCAGATTGAAAAAATCATGGAACTCACCGAAGCGATGGGCGCACGCATGGTTCAAAAGGAGGGCTTTGAGGCGGATGACCTTATGGCCACAATCGCGGTGGCGGCGGAAAAACGGGGCGAGGAAGTGGTTCTGGTTACCGGAGACAAGGATTTCTGCCAGTTGGTTTCTGAAAAAATCACGATTTACGACCCGATGAAGGAGTCTAAAACCGGTGTTGCAGGCGTGGAGGAAAAATACGGTCTGCCTCCCGGAAAATTCGTTGATTTTCTCGCCCTTGTGGGCGACTCTTCGGACAACATCCCCGGAGTTGAGGGCGTGGGTCCAAAGGGCGCGGAAAAACTGCTCGCCGAATACGGTTCATTGGAAAACCTTTATGAAAACACCTCCGCGCTTAAGGGAAAGCAGAAAGAGAGAATTGAGCGCGACAAGGAAAAGGCGTTCCTGAGCCAAAAACTCGCGACCCTGAAAATTGATGTGGAAACGGAAATAAAACGTGAGAAATTCGCGTATAACGGCGCAAACACTGAAAGGTTGAATCTTCTCTACAAGGAACTTGAATTCGGTGGAAACGCGACCGAAGAGAAAAACGCCAACACCGCGCAATACGAACTTTTAACGGAAAGTGAAAAAATTGACTCGCTGTTTGCCGAAATCAAAAAAACCGGCGTTGTGTCTATCGATCTTGAAACCACTTCAAAAAATCCGACCGAAGCGGAAATTGTCGGCATCGCGCTGTCAACCACTCAGGGCTCGCACGGTTATATTCCGGTCGCCCATTCGTCGGGAAACGCCGATGCCGATACGGTTTTTGAAAAAATAAAACAAATCGCCGAAAATCCGGAAATTAAAAAAATAGGACAAAACCTGAAATACGAACACATCGTTCTGGCGGGGCGCGGAATTGAGTTGAAAGGCATTTTCTTTGACACAATGACCGCCGCGCATTTTCTGGACTCGTCGGGCTTGAGTTACGGGCTCGGCGAACTCGCGCGCAAACATCTGGGGCGTAAAATGACCACTTATGCTGAGGTTACTACCGAAGAAAAAAAACGCATTCCATTTGCCGATGTGCCTCTTGAAAAAGCCAAAGACTACGCCTGCGGAGATTCGGACGCGGCGATGGAGATTTACAAAAAACTGAGCGCGGAGATTTCCGGCGCGGGCGTTGAGGAAAATTATCGCGAATGGGTTCTGGAAATGACACGGGTTTTGTCCGCAATGGAGCGAAAAGGCATTTGTGTTGACACGAAGATGCTTGGGGAAATTTCAGTTGATTTCGGTGAAAAAATAAACGCCATATCATCGCAAATATATTCCGCGGCGGGTTTTGAACTGAACATAAATTCCACCGCGCAACTCAAAGACCTGCTTTTCGGAAAACTGGGGCTTGAGCCGGTCAAACGCACCGCGAAGGGTGAGCCGTCAACCGATTCCGAAGTGCTGAAAACCCTTGCGCCTCTCCACCCGATTCCGAAAATGATTCTTGAATACAGGGAAATTTCCAAACTCAAGTCCACCTACGTTGACGCTCTTCCGAAACTGGTCAATCCCGCGACCGGAAAAATTCACACCTCATACGGGCCCACCGGAACCTCAACGGGGCGGCTCAGTTCGAGCAATCCGAACCTTCAAAACATTCCGATAAAAAGCGAGGACGGAAGAAAAATACGGCACGCCTTTGTGCCGGCGGACGGATTTATTTTTCTGTCCGCGGACTATTCTCAGATAGAACTGCGCCTCCTCGCCCATTTTTCGGGAGACGAAAAACTGCTTGCGGCTTTTGAAAACGGCGAAGATATTCACTCCTCAACCGCGTCCGAAATACTCGGAGTGCGTGAAGCAGAGGTAACATCCGATATGAGGCGTCTGGCGAAAAATATAAATTTTGGAATTATTTACGGCATCAGCCCGTTCGGGCTGTCAAAGCAATTGGGCTCAAGCATGAAGCAGGCGCGCGATTACATGGAGACATATTTCAGCCGCTATCCCAAGGTCAGAACATATATGCACGAATACGCGGACAAAGCCAAAAACGCAGGATTTGCCGAAACAATTATCGGGCGCAGGCGTTTTATTCCCGAACTCGCGTCAAAAAACAAACTGAAAATCAAAAACGGCGAAAGAGCCGCCATCAACACGCCCATTCAGGGCTCGGCGGCGGACATAATAAATGTCGCGATGATAAAAATTCACGGAAATCTTGAAGAAATGAAGTCGTCTATGATTCTTCAAGTGCATGACGAGTTGATTTTTGAGACCGCTCTTGATGAAAGGGAAAAAGTCGCGGAGATAGCCCGCAATGAAATGGAAAACACCTCGTTTGATTTAAAAACGCGAATGAAGGTTGAAATAACCGAAGGAAAAAACTGGGGCGAACTAGCGTGA
- the rsmA gene encoding ribosomal RNA small subunit methyltransferase A — translation MQPDFKPNKKLGQNFLRDKGTLEKICAAARLDSSDEVVEIGPGRGDLTRFILAAGAKVRAIEKDRRLVEAFPADIVSDPNFELTHGDAMKIGFEHFSRGRSLKMVSNLPYGISSGVLRILTENRDLFSLAVIMLQKEVAMRLVAPPGGKSYGALSSVIQMVFEAEKLFDVSPVLFNPRPAVTSSVVRLVPFKGTRLPLKSEKFYRKTVRAAFSERRKMVKNSLFSAFPSRDVARALEDTGVDGSRRAETLSLEEFRAISDRLFELLG, via the coding sequence ATGCAGCCGGACTTCAAGCCGAACAAAAAACTCGGACAGAATTTCCTTCGTGATAAGGGAACTCTTGAAAAAATCTGCGCCGCCGCGCGTCTTGACAGCTCGGACGAGGTTGTTGAAATCGGTCCGGGGCGTGGAGATTTGACCCGTTTCATTCTTGCGGCCGGCGCAAAAGTCCGTGCCATTGAAAAAGACCGGCGGCTTGTTGAAGCATTCCCCGCAGACATTGTTTCCGACCCAAACTTTGAGCTCACCCACGGAGACGCGATGAAAATCGGGTTTGAACATTTTTCCCGTGGGCGCTCTCTGAAAATGGTAAGCAATCTGCCCTATGGAATATCTTCCGGAGTTTTACGAATACTCACGGAAAACCGCGACCTTTTTTCACTCGCGGTGATTATGCTCCAGAAGGAAGTCGCCATGCGCCTTGTTGCCCCTCCGGGCGGAAAATCCTACGGCGCGCTGTCCTCGGTTATTCAGATGGTGTTTGAGGCGGAAAAACTTTTTGACGTTTCCCCGGTGCTTTTCAATCCCCGCCCCGCTGTTACTTCTTCGGTTGTGCGCCTTGTTCCTTTCAAAGGAACCCGGTTGCCTCTCAAAAGCGAGAAGTTTTACCGTAAAACCGTCCGTGCCGCTTTCTCGGAGCGCAGAAAAATGGTAAAAAATTCGCTGTTTTCAGCGTTTCCGTCCCGCGATGTCGCGCGCGCGCTTGAAGATACGGGAGTTGACGGTTCGCGCAGGGCTGAAACGCTCAGTCTTGAAGAATTCCGCGCAATTTCGGATAGATTGTTTGAGTTACTTGGATAA
- the rimM gene encoding 16S rRNA processing protein RimM, which produces MRLIDYGKIAKSHGLEGGLEVIPFSGETSSLKKLRRVFIKSSDSSEPHSFEITGKIVREKDVVLKLSGVNTRDDAQKFAGSTVMVALSDLPGTGEGEYYNFQLIGLEAVGEDGEKIGRVLSLVQSGMQSVLVISLPDGGEILVPMVEKFIAGVDIEKGTVAVQNTEALKEKDAC; this is translated from the coding sequence ATGAGGCTCATTGATTACGGGAAAATTGCTAAAAGCCACGGGCTTGAGGGCGGCTTGGAGGTGATTCCGTTCAGCGGCGAAACCTCTTCGCTGAAAAAACTCCGGCGCGTTTTTATAAAATCCTCTGACTCTTCCGAGCCACACAGTTTTGAGATAACCGGAAAAATTGTGCGCGAAAAAGACGTGGTCTTGAAACTTTCCGGTGTGAACACCCGCGATGACGCGCAAAAGTTTGCGGGTTCAACGGTGATGGTTGCCTTATCAGACCTGCCCGGAACCGGTGAGGGAGAATACTACAATTTTCAACTCATAGGTCTTGAAGCCGTGGGCGAAGACGGCGAAAAAATCGGCCGTGTTTTATCTCTTGTGCAAAGCGGAATGCAGTCCGTGCTTGTGATTTCCCTGCCGGACGGTGGAGAAATTCTTGTTCCGATGGTGGAAAAATTTATCGCGGGCGTTGACATTGAAAAAGGGACGGTGGCGGTTCAGAATACCGAAGCGCTTAAAGAGAAGGATGCTTGCTAG
- a CDS encoding methyltransferase domain-containing protein produces the protein MSETVLYLKNALFHPLKTGAVLPSSERLSNRIVDEAHVSSADVIVEFGPGTGALTQTIIEKMSPEATLVAMEINSDFAKRIRKRFPTARVFNACAGDTLKCLKSVGITECDSIVSGLPWSVFSDALQKKLLGSVYEVLNPGGIFTSFAYTPMHMLPGGRKFKKNLEAVFGKIKKTETEWRNVPPAFIYRAVKKD, from the coding sequence ATGTCCGAAACAGTGCTCTATCTGAAAAACGCTCTTTTCCATCCTCTCAAAACCGGAGCGGTGCTACCGTCTTCGGAGCGGCTGTCCAACAGAATTGTGGATGAGGCGCATGTTAGTAGCGCGGATGTAATCGTTGAGTTCGGGCCCGGAACGGGAGCGCTCACGCAAACAATTATTGAAAAAATGAGCCCCGAAGCCACGCTTGTGGCGATGGAAATCAATTCCGATTTCGCCAAGCGAATAAGAAAAAGGTTTCCGACCGCACGGGTGTTCAACGCCTGCGCGGGAGACACTTTGAAGTGCCTCAAAAGTGTTGGAATTACAGAGTGCGACAGCATAGTTTCCGGTCTGCCGTGGTCTGTTTTCTCTGACGCTTTGCAAAAAAAATTGCTCGGTTCGGTTTATGAAGTGCTCAACCCCGGAGGAATTTTCACCTCTTTTGCCTACACGCCCATGCACATGCTTCCGGGCGGAAGAAAATTCAAAAAAAACCTTGAAGCGGTTTTCGGCAAAATTAAAAAAACCGAAACTGAATGGCGCAATGTGCCGCCCGCGTTTATTTACCGCGCCGTCAAAAAAGACTGA
- a CDS encoding KH domain-containing protein, whose product MGSLKDLLEFLVSSIVDDPDKIEIEEVVNEEKTVLRLKVAQPDMGKVIGRQGKTAKALRGLLSAAAAKRGIWFSLDIVD is encoded by the coding sequence ATGGGAAGCTTGAAGGACCTGTTGGAGTTCCTCGTTTCTTCAATCGTTGACGATCCCGACAAGATTGAAATAGAAGAGGTTGTGAATGAAGAAAAAACCGTTCTGCGCCTCAAGGTTGCGCAACCCGACATGGGAAAGGTCATCGGCAGACAGGGCAAGACTGCCAAAGCGCTTAGAGGTTTGCTTTCCGCCGCCGCCGCAAAGCGGGGAATCTGGTTCTCGTTGGACATAGTTGATTAA
- a CDS encoding signal recognition particle protein, producing MFEGISEKFAGILGKVKGTPRLTEENIDSALREVRMSLLEADVNFRVAKDFIESVKQKTVGAEREKNITAGQHFIKAVKDELTAFLGGQNEGLVRRGSPPFTIMAVGLQGAGKTTFCAKLAVWFAGENLAGKTEKILLVPADVYRPAAAEQLKTLASQTGTGFYEPPAGARPEEICSGSVDFARKGGFDTVIFDTAGRLHIDEELMEELKRIKTTSAPGEILLVADAMTGQDAVKAAEGFNDALDISGVVLTKMDGDARGGAALSMRAVTGKPVKFLGTGEKPSDIEIFHPERITSRILGMGDVLTLIEKAQTAVTDSEAEKMTRNLMKNRFTLEDFKQAMLAVGKMGPLESIGAMIPGSGSLLKNPEATDKARVAMKTTVAIVDSMTPKERRNHRILNGSRRKRIATGSGTTVAEVNRAIKNFIKMQSMMKKGGKGKMGKLAGLPRGLA from the coding sequence ATGTTTGAGGGAATTTCCGAAAAATTCGCGGGCATACTCGGCAAGGTCAAAGGCACGCCGCGCCTGACGGAGGAAAACATAGATTCCGCGCTTCGGGAAGTGCGCATGAGCCTTCTTGAAGCCGATGTGAATTTCCGGGTCGCAAAGGATTTTATTGAGTCTGTAAAACAGAAAACCGTCGGCGCGGAGCGGGAAAAGAACATAACGGCCGGACAGCATTTCATAAAAGCGGTCAAGGATGAACTGACCGCTTTTCTCGGCGGACAAAACGAGGGGCTTGTTCGCAGGGGTTCTCCGCCTTTTACAATAATGGCGGTGGGGCTTCAGGGCGCGGGAAAAACCACTTTTTGCGCGAAACTCGCGGTTTGGTTCGCAGGAGAAAATCTCGCGGGGAAAACAGAAAAAATCCTTCTTGTTCCCGCTGATGTTTACAGACCCGCCGCCGCCGAGCAGTTAAAAACACTTGCTTCGCAGACGGGCACAGGTTTTTATGAGCCGCCCGCAGGGGCGCGTCCGGAGGAAATTTGCTCCGGCTCCGTGGATTTCGCCCGCAAGGGAGGTTTTGACACGGTGATTTTTGACACCGCCGGACGCCTTCACATTGATGAAGAACTCATGGAGGAGTTGAAACGGATAAAAACCACGTCCGCCCCCGGAGAGATTTTGCTTGTTGCGGACGCGATGACCGGACAGGACGCCGTGAAAGCGGCGGAGGGCTTTAATGACGCGCTTGACATAAGCGGGGTCGTTCTTACAAAAATGGACGGAGACGCGCGCGGCGGCGCGGCTCTTTCAATGCGCGCCGTAACCGGCAAGCCGGTCAAGTTTTTAGGAACCGGCGAAAAACCCTCGGACATTGAGATTTTTCATCCCGAAAGGATAACGTCTCGCATTCTCGGCATGGGAGACGTGCTAACCCTTATTGAAAAGGCGCAAACTGCCGTAACGGATTCCGAAGCCGAGAAGATGACCCGCAACTTGATGAAAAACCGTTTCACGCTTGAAGACTTCAAGCAGGCGATGCTTGCGGTCGGCAAAATGGGCCCGCTTGAAAGCATCGGGGCGATGATTCCGGGCTCGGGCTCGCTATTGAAAAATCCCGAAGCCACGGACAAGGCGCGCGTGGCGATGAAAACAACGGTCGCCATTGTGGACTCAATGACGCCTAAAGAAAGGCGCAATCACAGAATTCTCAACGGAAGCAGAAGAAAACGCATAGCAACGGGAAGCGGAACAACGGTCGCCGAAGTGAACCGGGCGATTAAAAATTTTATCAAGATGCAGTCGATGATGAAAAAGGGTGGCAAGGGCAAAATGGGAAAACTCGCCGGTCTTCCGCGCGGACTTGCTTAG
- a CDS encoding arsenate reductase ArsC, whose amino-acid sequence MKSFSAGSKPADSVGSGTVAAMEELGISMKDARPKSIYEISDVEYDLVVTMGCGDSCPHVRSKRTEDWQIPDPKAMDKERAREVRDFIREKVKTAIEEILFSR is encoded by the coding sequence ATAAAAAGTTTCAGCGCGGGTTCAAAACCGGCGGACTCTGTAGGCTCGGGCACGGTTGCCGCGATGGAGGAGTTGGGAATTTCTATGAAAGACGCCCGTCCCAAGTCCATTTATGAAATTTCCGATGTTGAATACGACCTTGTGGTAACGATGGGTTGCGGGGATTCGTGTCCGCATGTGCGCTCAAAAAGAACCGAAGACTGGCAAATTCCCGACCCCAAAGCGATGGATAAAGAGCGGGCGCGGGAAGTCAGGGACTTTATAAGGGAAAAGGTCAAAACCGCGATTGAAGAGATTTTGTTCTCACGCTAG
- a CDS encoding leucyl aminopeptidase, protein MTDFIRVNNPHRTKADLLAIGAYEGEKRRFSAIDKKLGGAISRASKRASGLRLGSFFTVDTMGKLPASEIMIVGLGDKKSFSAPSDFFKAASVAAKNAGSHVKKIVMDFPASGADALRALMEGALCGPYVFSKYKSGSKKEGAVSSVAVYSTLSETSFEKAARASQSVASAVRLCRDMVNEPPAHLTPSVLADYAQSICLEEGLSCSVIMPDEMKERGMGGMLAVSAGSSNPPRLIHMTYSPKAARSRSVSIVGKGITFDSGGLSLKPAEAMKTMKMDMSGAAAVVGAMKAIAVAKPGVTVHGIVAAAENMTGPSAYKPDDIVTAMNGKTIEIVNTDAEGRVVLADALSYAVEIGSKEIIDLATLTGACVVALGVHTAGLMSNSEKIARDMKRSSLSAGEKVWELPLADDMRKDIESDFADIKNTGNRWGGAITAALFLEHFVSGVPWAHLDIAGPAYLERGNDWYPKGATGFGVRLLVDYILRK, encoded by the coding sequence ATGACAGATTTTATTCGCGTAAACAACCCTCATCGCACAAAGGCGGATTTGCTCGCCATAGGAGCGTACGAAGGGGAAAAACGGCGGTTTTCCGCGATTGACAAAAAACTGGGCGGTGCGATTTCACGGGCAAGCAAGCGAGCGAGCGGCTTGCGTCTCGGCAGTTTTTTTACGGTGGACACAATGGGGAAACTACCCGCTTCTGAAATTATGATCGTCGGGCTTGGAGATAAAAAATCTTTCTCCGCGCCATCTGATTTTTTCAAAGCCGCTTCGGTGGCCGCGAAGAACGCGGGCTCTCATGTGAAAAAAATCGTTATGGATTTTCCCGCATCCGGCGCGGACGCGTTGCGTGCGCTTATGGAAGGTGCTCTTTGCGGTCCCTATGTTTTCTCAAAATACAAAAGCGGTTCAAAAAAAGAGGGTGCGGTTTCCTCTGTTGCGGTTTATTCCACATTGTCCGAAACCTCTTTCGAAAAAGCCGCGCGAGCATCGCAGAGTGTCGCAAGCGCGGTGCGTCTTTGCAGGGATATGGTTAATGAGCCGCCTGCGCATCTCACGCCTTCGGTTCTCGCGGATTACGCTCAAAGCATATGTTTGGAAGAGGGGCTTAGCTGTTCCGTCATTATGCCGGACGAGATGAAAGAGAGGGGAATGGGCGGAATGCTCGCGGTCAGTGCGGGCAGTTCAAACCCTCCGCGTCTTATCCATATGACCTACTCTCCCAAAGCCGCCCGGTCACGTTCCGTCTCAATTGTCGGCAAGGGTATAACATTTGATTCCGGCGGTTTGAGTCTCAAACCCGCCGAGGCAATGAAAACAATGAAGATGGATATGTCCGGCGCGGCCGCCGTGGTGGGAGCGATGAAGGCAATCGCCGTGGCGAAGCCCGGCGTTACCGTTCACGGAATAGTGGCGGCGGCGGAAAACATGACCGGACCGTCCGCCTACAAACCTGACGACATCGTAACCGCGATGAACGGCAAGACCATAGAGATTGTAAATACGGACGCCGAAGGGCGTGTTGTTCTTGCGGACGCGCTCAGTTACGCGGTGGAGATAGGCTCAAAAGAGATTATAGACCTCGCCACTCTCACGGGCGCGTGCGTTGTGGCTCTCGGAGTTCACACGGCGGGGCTTATGAGTAACAGCGAAAAAATCGCGCGAGACATGAAACGCTCTTCGCTGTCGGCGGGCGAAAAGGTATGGGAACTTCCGCTTGCGGACGATATGCGTAAAGACATAGAAAGCGACTTTGCCGACATAAAGAACACCGGAAACCGCTGGGGTGGAGCCATAACCGCCGCTCTTTTCCTTGAGCATTTTGTCTCCGGCGTTCCGTGGGCGCATTTGGACATCGCTGGGCCCGCCTATCTGGAAAGGGGCAATGACTGGTATCCCAAAGGGGCGACCGGTTTTGGCGTCAGGCTGCTGGTTGACTACATCCTGCGAAAATAA
- the rpsP gene encoding 30S ribosomal protein S16 has translation MVRIRLTRLGAKKKPFYRIVAAEKRRARDGKFLEVLGYYDPVKRPHELKFDEAKIKEWLSKGAKPSNTVKKLIGLEKWEA, from the coding sequence TTGGTAAGAATAAGACTCACAAGACTGGGCGCAAAGAAGAAGCCGTTTTACAGGATTGTCGCCGCCGAAAAACGGCGTGCGCGGGACGGTAAATTTCTTGAAGTTCTGGGTTACTACGATCCGGTCAAGCGTCCGCACGAACTGAAATTCGACGAGGCAAAAATCAAAGAATGGCTTTCAAAGGGCGCCAAGCCGTCAAACACGGTCAAGAAACTGATTGGGCTTGAAAAATGGGAAGCTTGA